One part of the Sphingopyxis sp. TUF1 genome encodes these proteins:
- the pgsA gene encoding CDP-diacylglycerol--glycerol-3-phosphate 3-phosphatidyltransferase encodes MLSLPNILTLSRILAVPILLFLLWPGVTEGSPQPKPIDYALAFGLYCLMGITDYFDGYVARARGTVSRLGIFLDPIADKIMIAAVILLLVFTRDIDGWHVIAALVILLREIIVSGLREFLATLQVSMPVTQLAKWKTAFQLVAFGALIFAGALPAMAWIKAVGLVSLWGAAVLTLVTGWDYLRVGLKHMD; translated from the coding sequence ATGCTGAGCCTTCCGAACATATTGACGCTGTCGCGAATCCTGGCGGTTCCCATCCTGCTGTTCCTGTTGTGGCCGGGCGTGACGGAAGGTTCGCCCCAGCCCAAGCCGATCGATTATGCGCTGGCCTTCGGCCTTTACTGCCTGATGGGCATTACCGATTATTTTGACGGCTATGTTGCACGCGCGCGCGGCACCGTGTCGCGGCTGGGCATCTTCCTCGACCCCATTGCCGACAAGATCATGATCGCGGCGGTGATCCTGCTGCTCGTCTTCACGCGCGACATCGACGGCTGGCACGTCATTGCGGCGCTGGTAATCCTGCTGCGCGAAATCATCGTGTCGGGACTGCGCGAATTCCTCGCGACCTTGCAGGTGTCGATGCCGGTGACGCAGCTGGCCAAGTGGAAGACGGCGTTTCAGCTCGTCGCCTTTGGCGCGCTCATCTTTGCGGGGGCCTTGCCCGCGATGGCGTGGATCAAGGCCGTCGGGCTGGTTTCGCTATGGGGGGCGGCGGTACTGACGCTGGTGACCGGCTGGGACTATCTGCGCGTCGGCCTGAAGCATATGGACTGA